Below is a window of uncultured Cohaesibacter sp. DNA.
AAAATGACGCATTTGATGCGCAGCCTCCATTGGAAAGTGTCAACCATGACTGCAGATGAGAGAAAGACATTATTGATCACGGGTGCTTCGCGCGGAATAGGCCACGCCACCGTCAAGCGCTTTTCAGATGCAGGCTGGCGGGTGCTGAGCTGTTCCCGCCAGCCATTTGACGAAAAATGCCCATGGCCGATGGGCAAGGAGAACCATATTCAGGTTGACCTCAGCGATCATGCCAGCATTGGCAAGGCGATTGGCCTCGTCAAGCAACGGCTGAAATCAGAGGGTGGCAAGCTGCATGCGCTGGTCAACAATGCCGCCATCAGTCCCAAGGACGAGAAGGGCCAGAGGCTCGACAGCCTCTCCACTCCGACAATGATGTGGCACACGGTTTTCACCGTCAATTTCGTGGCCCCCATCATGCTTGCGCGTGGCCTCATTGAAGAACTCAACACCGCTCAGGGCTCGATTGTCAATGTCACCTCCATCGCGGGCATGCGGGTTCACCCATTCGCCGGAACAGCCTATGCCACATCCAAGGCGGCTCTTTCTGCCT
It encodes the following:
- a CDS encoding SDR family oxidoreductase, with the protein product MTADERKTLLITGASRGIGHATVKRFSDAGWRVLSCSRQPFDEKCPWPMGKENHIQVDLSDHASIGKAIGLVKQRLKSEGGKLHALVNNAAISPKDEKGQRLDSLSTPTMMWHTVFTVNFVAPIMLARGLIEELNTAQGSIVNVTSIAGMRVHPFAGTAYATSKAALSALTREMAADFGPHGIRVNAIAPGEIDTSILSPGTEKIVANIPLRRLGLPKEVAETIFYLCSDASSYVSGAEIHVNGGQHV